In Burkholderia sp. NRF60-BP8, a single window of DNA contains:
- the ppx gene encoding exopolyphosphatase, giving the protein MVTTPHLLAAVDLGSNSFRLIVGRVEETPAGSQIYPVDALREPVRLAAGLSSDKMLDRASQERGWEALKRFGERLRDFHPDHVRAVATNTLRVAKNAAEFLGEAEAALGFPIEVIAGREEARLIYAGAAHSVPASAGKRLVVDIGGGSTEFIIGSHYTPIVMESLYIGCVSHSRTFFPAGNVDEYTMRQAELAAKREIQIISSEYKKAGWDQAIGSSGTARALAELVEANGFNDPGITHGISRGGLERLKRALIKSENVNRLKLIALKPDRVPVLAGGLAIMLAVFEELGVDYVDTTDGALRLGVLYDLLGRTQHEDMRAVTVEGFMRRYGVDRAQAERIGALAGRFYDELEEDDEEAREEGRMFLGWAAALHEIGLSISHSAYHKHSAYIASNADMPGFSRTDQARLAALVLGHAGKLGKLSQAREVEWPLLFCLRLAALLCRRRTDAGLPDISVSQMKKGGYEVRLPNAWVEQNPLTDYSLSQEAAEWEKVGIPYRVVYTGA; this is encoded by the coding sequence ATGGTTACAACTCCCCACTTGCTGGCTGCCGTGGATCTCGGCTCGAACAGCTTCCGGCTGATCGTCGGGCGCGTCGAGGAAACGCCGGCGGGCAGCCAGATCTACCCCGTCGACGCGCTGCGCGAGCCGGTTCGGCTGGCCGCCGGCCTGTCGAGCGACAAGATGCTCGATCGCGCGTCGCAGGAGCGTGGCTGGGAGGCGCTCAAGCGGTTCGGCGAGCGCCTGCGCGATTTCCATCCCGATCATGTGCGCGCGGTGGCGACCAACACGCTGCGCGTCGCGAAGAACGCCGCCGAATTCCTCGGCGAGGCCGAGGCGGCGCTCGGGTTCCCGATCGAAGTGATCGCGGGCCGCGAAGAGGCGCGCCTCATCTATGCGGGCGCCGCGCACTCGGTGCCGGCGAGCGCCGGCAAGCGGCTCGTCGTCGACATCGGCGGCGGCTCGACCGAATTCATCATCGGTTCGCACTACACGCCGATCGTGATGGAGAGCCTTTACATCGGTTGTGTAAGCCATAGCCGCACCTTCTTTCCGGCCGGCAACGTCGACGAATACACGATGCGGCAGGCCGAACTCGCGGCCAAGCGCGAGATCCAGATCATTTCGAGCGAATACAAGAAGGCCGGCTGGGATCAGGCGATCGGGTCGTCCGGCACCGCACGCGCGCTCGCGGAACTCGTCGAGGCGAACGGCTTCAACGATCCGGGCATCACGCACGGCATTTCGCGCGGCGGCCTCGAGCGGCTCAAGCGTGCGCTGATCAAGTCGGAGAACGTCAACCGGCTGAAGCTGATCGCGCTGAAACCCGACCGCGTGCCGGTGCTCGCGGGCGGCCTGGCGATCATGCTGGCGGTGTTCGAGGAGCTGGGCGTCGACTACGTCGATACGACCGACGGCGCGCTGCGCCTCGGCGTGCTGTACGACCTGCTCGGCCGGACGCAGCACGAGGACATGCGTGCGGTGACCGTCGAGGGTTTCATGCGCCGCTACGGCGTCGATCGTGCGCAGGCCGAGCGAATCGGCGCGCTCGCCGGGCGCTTCTACGACGAGCTCGAGGAAGACGACGAGGAAGCGCGCGAGGAAGGGCGGATGTTCCTCGGCTGGGCGGCCGCGCTGCACGAGATCGGCCTGTCGATCTCGCACAGCGCATATCACAAGCATTCGGCCTATATCGCGAGCAACGCGGACATGCCGGGTTTTTCGCGCACCGACCAGGCGCGGCTCGCCGCGCTCGTGCTCGGCCATGCGGGCAAGCTCGGGAAATTGTCGCAGGCGCGCGAGGTCGAGTGGCCGCTGCTGTTCTGCCTGCGGCTCGCGGCACTGCTGTGCCGGCGCCGGACCGACGCGGGGCTGCCCGACATTTCCGTTTCGCAGATGAAGAAGGGCGGGTATGAGGTGCGTCTGCCGAACGCCTGGGTCGAGCAGAACCCGTTGACCGACTACAGCCTCAGCCAGGAGGCGGCGGAGTGGGAGAAGGTCGGTATTCCGTATCGCGTGGTGTATACCGGCGCGTGA
- the ppk1 gene encoding polyphosphate kinase 1 → MSVRYPLLNRELGILGFNERVLAQAADPQVPLLERLRFICITSSNLDEFFEVRMAGLQEQIRDNPGALTPDGMSLQHAYDLVVERAQRLVHRQYTMLHETVLPALEQEGIYFHASDSWNDEQLEWARRYFLDELLPVLTPIGLDPAHPFPRVLNKSLNFVVELEGRDAFGRQAVMGIVQAPRALPRVVRMPHALSGFEHGFVLLSSFMQRFVGELFPQLVVKSCNQFRITRNSELFVDEDEITNLRVALQGELPARHLGNAVRLEVSADTPLHIVRRLLEESELGDKDCYRVAGSVNLVRLMQIPDLVDRPDLKFTPFTASTPAAITNAPTMFDAIDAGDILLHHPYESFQPVLELLQQAARDPSVVAIKQTIYRTGTDSPLMDALMEAARNGKEVTVVVELLARFDEETNINWASQLEAVGAHVVYGVVGHKCHAKMMLIVRRVVQAGKASLRRYVHLGTGNYHPRTARLYTDFGLMTADQKICEDVHHVFQQLTGIGGELTLHELWQSPFTLHPRIIDSIRAEIVNAQAGKRARIVAKMNALLEPSVIAALYEASQAGVKVDLIVRGVCALKPGVPGLSENITVRSIVGRFLEHHRIYYFHAGGAEDVYLSSADWMDRNLFRRVEVAFPIRERKLKRRVIAEGLSVCLGDNQSAWQMHSDGHYRRRRTGKTIRNAQLGLLAKFCS, encoded by the coding sequence ATGTCCGTCCGTTACCCGCTTCTCAATCGTGAACTCGGCATCCTCGGTTTCAACGAGCGCGTGCTGGCCCAGGCGGCCGACCCGCAAGTGCCGTTGCTCGAGCGCCTGCGCTTCATCTGCATCACCAGCAGCAACCTCGACGAATTCTTCGAAGTCCGGATGGCCGGCCTGCAGGAACAAATCCGCGACAACCCCGGCGCGCTCACGCCCGACGGCATGTCGTTACAGCACGCTTACGATCTCGTCGTCGAACGCGCGCAGCGGCTCGTTCATCGACAGTACACGATGCTGCACGAAACCGTGCTGCCGGCGCTCGAACAGGAAGGCATCTACTTCCACGCGAGCGACTCGTGGAACGACGAGCAGCTCGAATGGGCGCGCCGCTATTTCCTCGACGAGCTGCTGCCCGTGCTGACGCCGATCGGCCTCGATCCCGCCCACCCGTTCCCGCGCGTACTGAACAAGAGCCTGAACTTCGTCGTCGAGCTCGAAGGCCGCGACGCGTTCGGTCGCCAGGCCGTGATGGGCATCGTGCAGGCGCCGCGCGCGCTGCCGCGCGTGGTGCGCATGCCGCATGCGCTGTCGGGTTTCGAGCACGGCTTCGTGCTGTTGAGCTCGTTCATGCAGCGCTTCGTCGGCGAACTCTTCCCGCAACTCGTCGTGAAGAGCTGCAACCAGTTCCGCATCACGCGCAACAGCGAGCTGTTCGTCGACGAAGACGAAATCACGAACCTGCGTGTCGCGCTGCAGGGCGAACTGCCCGCGCGCCACCTCGGCAACGCGGTACGCCTCGAAGTGTCGGCCGACACGCCGCTGCACATCGTGCGACGCCTGCTCGAGGAAAGCGAACTCGGCGACAAGGACTGCTATCGCGTGGCCGGGTCCGTGAACCTCGTGCGCCTGATGCAGATTCCCGATCTCGTCGACCGCCCCGACCTGAAGTTCACGCCGTTTACCGCATCGACGCCTGCCGCCATCACCAACGCGCCGACGATGTTCGACGCGATCGACGCCGGCGACATCCTGCTGCACCACCCGTACGAAAGCTTCCAGCCGGTGCTCGAACTGCTGCAGCAGGCCGCGAGAGACCCGAGCGTCGTCGCGATCAAGCAGACGATCTACCGCACCGGCACCGACTCGCCGCTGATGGACGCACTGATGGAAGCCGCGCGCAACGGCAAGGAAGTGACCGTCGTCGTCGAGCTGCTCGCACGCTTCGATGAGGAAACCAACATCAACTGGGCGTCGCAGCTCGAAGCCGTCGGCGCGCATGTCGTGTACGGCGTGGTCGGCCACAAGTGCCACGCGAAGATGATGCTGATCGTGCGACGCGTCGTGCAGGCCGGCAAGGCGTCGCTGCGCCGCTACGTGCATCTCGGCACCGGCAATTACCATCCGCGCACCGCACGCCTCTACACCGACTTCGGGTTGATGACGGCCGACCAGAAGATCTGCGAGGACGTTCATCACGTATTCCAGCAACTGACCGGCATCGGCGGCGAACTGACGCTGCACGAGCTGTGGCAGTCGCCGTTCACGCTGCATCCGCGCATCATCGATTCGATCCGCGCGGAGATCGTCAATGCGCAAGCCGGCAAGCGCGCGCGCATCGTCGCGAAAATGAACGCGCTGCTGGAGCCGTCGGTGATCGCCGCGCTGTACGAAGCGTCGCAGGCCGGCGTCAAGGTCGACCTGATCGTGCGCGGCGTCTGCGCGCTGAAGCCCGGTGTGCCGGGGCTGTCGGAAAACATCACGGTGCGCTCGATCGTCGGCCGCTTCCTCGAACACCACCGCATCTACTATTTCCACGCGGGCGGCGCCGAGGACGTCTATCTGTCGAGCGCCGACTGGATGGACCGCAACCTGTTCCGCCGCGTCGAAGTCGCGTTCCCGATCCGCGAGCGCAAGCTCAAGCGGCGCGTGATCGCCGAAGGGCTGTCGGTGTGCCTGGGCGACAATCAGTCGGCCTGGCAAATGCACAGCGACGGCCACTATCGCCGCCGTCGCACCGGCAAGACGATCCGCAACGCACAGCTCGGGTTACTCGCGAAGTTCTGCTCGTGA